A part of Pseudomonas lutea genomic DNA contains:
- a CDS encoding LysR family transcriptional regulator produces MPSVEQALSGVVIFVTAARAGSFTLAADRLGITKSAVGKSIAKLEDRLGCKVFHRSTRRLALTVDGEAYFASCSLAVDEILAAEAFLTSNQKTPGGRLRIDLPAAYGRSVVLPVLLDILAAYPELKLTVTFSDSVVDLIEEGIDLSIRFGTLKDSSGLVARRLAVQKQIICAAPSYIEKYGHPKSLEELQQHRCIVNYRRGQRVSWTVLDETGVLTRITPPGTHEVGDGDAIIAMAAAGQGICQMPGSLIRDHLNAGRLVPVLENYSQGDVAIHAVWPQTRHLQPKVRRVVDELVARAEKGDLS; encoded by the coding sequence ATGCCCTCTGTAGAACAGGCCTTGAGCGGAGTTGTGATTTTTGTCACGGCAGCAAGAGCTGGCAGCTTTACCCTGGCCGCCGACCGGCTAGGCATCACTAAATCCGCAGTGGGAAAGAGCATCGCCAAACTGGAAGACAGGTTGGGCTGCAAGGTTTTTCATCGATCTACTCGACGCCTGGCACTCACCGTGGACGGCGAGGCTTACTTTGCAAGCTGCTCGCTGGCCGTGGATGAAATTCTCGCTGCTGAAGCATTTCTCACGAGCAATCAGAAAACGCCCGGCGGTCGTCTTCGTATCGACCTGCCAGCAGCGTATGGACGTAGCGTCGTTCTTCCAGTGCTCCTGGACATCCTCGCGGCGTACCCCGAGCTCAAGTTGACGGTGACGTTCTCCGACAGTGTGGTCGACCTTATTGAAGAAGGGATTGATCTCAGTATTCGATTCGGGACGCTCAAGGACTCAAGCGGCCTGGTCGCCAGGCGTCTGGCTGTACAGAAGCAGATCATCTGCGCCGCGCCTTCATACATCGAAAAATACGGTCACCCGAAGTCCCTGGAAGAGCTTCAACAGCACCGCTGTATCGTCAACTATCGACGGGGCCAGAGAGTAAGTTGGACGGTTCTGGATGAAACCGGTGTATTAACCCGGATCACTCCACCGGGTACTCATGAGGTAGGCGACGGGGATGCAATCATTGCCATGGCCGCGGCCGGACAGGGAATCTGCCAGATGCCTGGCTCGTTGATCCGGGACCATCTCAATGCCGGGAGGCTTGTGCCTGTGCTGGAGAACTACAGCCAGGGAGACGTGGCCATCCACGCTGTCTGGCCGCAGACGCGGCATCTGCAGCCGAAGGTAAGGCGTGTCGTGGATGAGCTGGTTGCCCGCGCCGAGAAGGGAGACCTGAGCTGA
- a CDS encoding SDR family NAD(P)-dependent oxidoreductase — MSLIPGLDSKAHVLIAGASRGIGLALCAAMLAREDVAQVWALARKASTSTELAGLAETYGDRLKRVDCDARDEQALETLVSEVRAGSVHLHLVISALGILHQDGAKPEKGLAQVTLASLQASFTTNAFAPILLLKHLLPLLRKQPSTFAALSARVGSIGDNRLGGWYSYRASKAALNQLLHTASIELKRLNPASTVLAIHPGTTNTALSQPFQGNVPDGQLFEPGFSADRIIELVAAHGPADSGTFWAWDNKPIVW; from the coding sequence ATGAGTTTGATACCCGGACTAGACAGCAAAGCTCACGTCCTGATCGCCGGCGCGAGTCGCGGTATCGGCTTGGCGTTGTGCGCGGCGATGCTTGCGCGCGAAGACGTGGCCCAGGTGTGGGCGCTGGCGCGGAAAGCCAGCACCTCTACAGAGCTGGCGGGACTTGCAGAGACCTATGGCGACCGCCTCAAACGAGTCGACTGCGATGCGCGCGACGAGCAGGCTCTCGAGACACTGGTGAGTGAGGTCCGAGCCGGGTCTGTGCATTTGCACCTGGTCATCAGTGCGCTGGGCATTCTTCATCAGGACGGAGCAAAACCAGAAAAGGGGTTGGCACAGGTAACGCTGGCGAGCCTGCAGGCAAGCTTCACGACCAACGCATTTGCACCGATCCTGCTGCTTAAGCATTTACTCCCGTTACTGCGCAAACAGCCCTCGACCTTCGCGGCGCTGTCTGCGAGGGTGGGATCCATTGGCGACAACCGCCTGGGTGGCTGGTACAGCTACAGGGCGAGCAAGGCGGCGCTCAACCAATTGCTGCACACCGCCAGTATCGAATTGAAACGCCTCAACCCTGCCTCGACTGTATTGGCGATACACCCGGGCACCACCAACACAGCGCTTTCTCAGCCGTTTCAGGGGAACGTCCCTGATGGTCAGCTGTTCGAGCCAGGGTTTTCGGCCGATCGCATCATTGAGCTGGTCGCGGCACACGGGCCGGCCGACAGCGGCACCTTCTGGGCCTGGGACAACAAGCCCATCGTGTGGTGA
- a CDS encoding DUF3592 domain-containing protein gives MNHTPPSGRGDFIRALVFVPLGLFLLYITFCLVSDRLDFLAQAQRAQGHVSALNADGSHPQIDFTDATGHAVSYAESGLIFGYSVGDAVTVFYRTEASEKTAIIGDRGALWGASLLASVFAVVFTAGGGYHLVAWIRRRRVARP, from the coding sequence ATGAACCATACACCCCCCTCCGGCCGAGGCGATTTTATTCGAGCCCTTGTGTTCGTACCGTTAGGCCTTTTCTTGCTCTACATCACCTTCTGCCTGGTCAGCGACCGTCTGGATTTTCTCGCCCAGGCTCAGCGAGCCCAAGGGCATGTCAGCGCCCTCAATGCGGACGGCAGCCACCCTCAAATTGACTTCACCGATGCCACAGGACACGCGGTCAGCTACGCTGAAAGCGGCTTGATTTTCGGCTATTCCGTGGGTGATGCGGTGACCGTCTTTTATCGCACCGAAGCCTCGGAAAAAACTGCGATCATCGGAGATCGTGGCGCGTTATGGGGCGCCAGTCTTCTAGCCAGCGTGTTCGCAGTCGTCTTCACGGCGGGCGGCGGCTATCACCTGGTCGCATGGATCCGCCGCCGCCGCGTGGCGCGGCCCTGA
- a CDS encoding Rho-binding antiterminator — translation MKTYRPLKCELYDYLEIACLYRYTLAIELIDGQRVTARAITTRTSPTKEEFLEVETADGHREIRLDQLLAITPQESNARFGRVVLLSNGPTTPQA, via the coding sequence ATGAAGACGTACCGACCCCTGAAGTGCGAGCTCTATGACTACCTGGAGATTGCGTGTTTATACCGCTACACCCTGGCCATCGAACTGATTGACGGCCAGCGCGTCACAGCCCGGGCGATCACCACGCGAACCTCGCCCACAAAGGAGGAGTTCCTCGAGGTCGAGACCGCCGACGGTCACCGGGAGATCCGGTTGGATCAATTGCTGGCGATTACCCCGCAGGAGAGCAACGCCCGGTTCGGTCGGGTCGTGCTATTGAGCAATGGGCCCACGACGCCTCAGGCGTGA
- a CDS encoding GNAT family N-acetyltransferase — MPDLVRNATSADARRISEIIVAALRKSNARDYSPEVISQVAQSFSLPQVVRLIAERDVYVAMINDDIVATASLDQNIVRSVFVDPHHQRTGIGKRLMVHLECVAANHGHEVLRVPSSITAEGFYASLGFSKVRDEFHGTERTVVMEKQLV; from the coding sequence ATGCCCGATCTTGTTCGTAACGCGACGAGTGCCGACGCAAGAAGGATCAGCGAAATTATCGTTGCGGCGTTGCGTAAATCCAATGCGCGAGACTATTCGCCAGAGGTGATCAGCCAGGTAGCGCAAAGCTTTTCCCTGCCCCAGGTCGTGCGGCTGATCGCAGAGCGAGATGTGTATGTAGCAATGATCAATGACGATATCGTTGCCACGGCGAGTCTTGACCAGAATATCGTCCGAAGTGTCTTCGTCGATCCGCACCACCAGCGGACCGGGATTGGAAAGCGACTGATGGTGCATCTGGAATGCGTGGCTGCCAATCACGGGCATGAGGTGCTGCGCGTACCCTCTTCGATCACGGCCGAGGGATTTTATGCCTCTCTTGGATTTTCGAAAGTTCGCGATGAATTTCATGGCACGGAGCGCACCGTTGTCATGGAGAAGCAACTGGTTTGA
- a CDS encoding sugar phosphate isomerase/epimerase family protein codes for MGPSEVSPFSFNDRMEAAGRAGFTGIGLVHNGMIATVDQIGYPAMKSILEQNGIKHIELEFLVDWYHTGERRRQSDKVRRELLEAARALGVRSIKIGPGIGEDSADIELMVKEFTVLCQQAADVGANIVLEIMPFSNVRTVETALAIVEGADQPNGGLLLDIWHLQRGGIDFSEIARIPARFIKSVELNDAHRYPIEPLWMDTIHKRVLPGDGIFDIPAFIHAIQAKGYEGPWGLEVISDTHRKLPLEVMANRAFESTMRQFNE; via the coding sequence ATGGGCCCCAGTGAAGTGAGCCCGTTTTCCTTCAACGACCGAATGGAGGCGGCGGGCAGGGCAGGCTTCACGGGTATCGGACTGGTACATAACGGCATGATCGCCACGGTGGATCAGATCGGCTATCCCGCCATGAAGTCCATCCTTGAGCAGAACGGCATCAAGCACATTGAGCTGGAATTCCTGGTGGACTGGTATCACACCGGAGAGCGTCGACGCCAGTCAGACAAGGTCCGTCGAGAACTGCTTGAAGCAGCCAGGGCGTTAGGCGTTCGCTCAATCAAAATTGGCCCCGGCATAGGGGAAGACTCGGCAGACATTGAACTCATGGTCAAAGAGTTCACCGTGCTCTGCCAGCAAGCGGCCGACGTTGGCGCCAACATAGTCCTTGAAATCATGCCGTTCAGTAACGTGCGCACAGTCGAAACGGCCTTGGCTATTGTCGAAGGCGCCGATCAACCAAACGGCGGTCTTCTGCTTGATATCTGGCATCTGCAGCGCGGGGGCATCGACTTCAGCGAAATCGCCCGAATCCCGGCTCGGTTCATAAAGTCGGTGGAGCTGAATGATGCGCACAGATACCCGATCGAACCGCTATGGATGGACACCATTCATAAGCGTGTTTTACCGGGCGACGGCATCTTCGACATCCCAGCTTTTATCCATGCGATTCAAGCCAAAGGTTATGAGGGGCCGTGGGGGTTGGAAGTGATTTCGGACACCCACCGCAAGCTCCCCCTGGAAGTCATGGCCAATCGTGCTTTCGAAAGCACCATGCGCCAGTTCAATGAATGA
- the gabD gene encoding NADP-dependent succinate-semialdehyde dehydrogenase has translation MKLRDSSLFRQQAYIAGVWSDADNGQRLTVNNPATGEALGYVPKMGATETSRAIEAAEQALPAWRARTAKDRATILRRWFDLIMSNQDDLACLMTLEQGKPLAEAKGEIAYAASFIEWFAEEGKRIYGDIIPGHQPDKRLLVTKQPIGVTAAITPWNFPCAMITRKAGPALAAGCTMVIKPASQTPFSALALAELAARAGIPEGVLSVITGSAAQIGAELTGNPIVRKLSFTGSTEIGRQLMAECAQDIKKVSLELGGNSPFIVFEDADLDAAVEGALASKYRNAGQTCVCANRLYIHDSVYDAFAEKLQAAVRKLRLGNGLDEGTTTGPLIDEKAVLKVQEHIADAVKKGARVIEGGKPHALGGNFFEPTIMVDVPKTALVAREETFGPLAPLFRFTSEADVIAQANDTEFGLAAYFFARDLSRVFRVAEELEYGIIGINTGIISTETAPFGGMKASGLGREGSKYGIDDYLEIKYMCLGGI, from the coding sequence ATGAAATTGCGTGATAGCAGCCTGTTCCGCCAGCAAGCCTACATAGCCGGAGTCTGGAGTGACGCCGATAACGGACAACGTCTTACCGTTAACAACCCAGCAACGGGTGAAGCACTCGGTTACGTACCTAAAATGGGAGCTACGGAAACCAGCCGAGCCATTGAAGCTGCAGAACAGGCTCTGCCCGCCTGGAGGGCACGAACTGCAAAAGACCGCGCCACCATTCTGCGCCGCTGGTTCGACCTGATTATGTCCAACCAGGACGATCTGGCCTGCTTGATGACCTTGGAGCAGGGCAAGCCCCTGGCCGAAGCCAAGGGTGAGATTGCCTATGCTGCGTCCTTCATCGAATGGTTTGCCGAAGAAGGAAAACGCATTTACGGCGACATCATTCCAGGTCATCAGCCTGACAAGCGTTTGCTAGTGACCAAACAACCTATTGGCGTGACTGCAGCAATTACGCCTTGGAACTTTCCATGCGCGATGATCACCCGTAAGGCCGGCCCAGCTTTGGCTGCTGGTTGCACCATGGTGATCAAGCCAGCTAGCCAGACGCCCTTTTCTGCACTGGCCTTGGCGGAGCTTGCCGCTCGCGCTGGTATTCCGGAGGGGGTCCTGAGTGTTATTACCGGCTCTGCCGCACAGATCGGAGCCGAACTCACCGGCAACCCCATCGTCCGCAAACTCTCGTTTACCGGCTCCACCGAAATCGGGCGTCAATTGATGGCGGAATGCGCTCAGGACATCAAAAAGGTGTCGCTTGAGCTCGGCGGGAACTCGCCGTTCATTGTGTTTGAGGATGCCGATCTCGATGCCGCAGTTGAAGGGGCCTTGGCATCGAAATACCGCAACGCAGGGCAAACATGCGTGTGTGCCAATCGGTTGTACATCCACGACAGTGTGTACGACGCGTTTGCCGAAAAACTGCAGGCAGCCGTCCGCAAACTTCGCTTAGGTAATGGTCTGGACGAAGGCACCACCACGGGCCCATTGATCGACGAAAAAGCGGTGTTAAAGGTGCAGGAGCACATTGCTGACGCGGTCAAAAAAGGAGCACGCGTGATTGAAGGCGGTAAACCCCATGCACTGGGGGGCAACTTCTTCGAGCCGACCATCATGGTGGATGTGCCCAAGACAGCTTTGGTCGCACGTGAAGAAACCTTTGGTCCGCTGGCGCCCCTGTTTCGCTTCACAAGCGAAGCAGACGTCATCGCGCAAGCCAATGACACCGAGTTCGGCTTAGCGGCGTATTTCTTTGCGCGAGACTTGTCGCGAGTTTTCAGAGTCGCCGAAGAGCTTGAGTACGGAATCATCGGCATCAACACCGGCATTATTTCCACCGAAACCGCACCCTTTGGAGGCATGAAAGCTTCTGGCTTGGGTCGTGAAGGCTCCAAATACGGTATCGATGACTACCTGGAAATCAAATATATGTGTCTGGGTGGCATTTAA
- a CDS encoding alpha/beta fold hydrolase encodes MELERRNNVKVTGEGPATLIFSHGFGCDQSMWRYLAPDFAGRFRVVLYDLVGAGGSDLTAYSASRYNSLGGYADDLAQLIEQFAIGPVITVGHSVSAMIGALADRQSPGRIAGHVMIGPSPCYINSDDYVGGFTLEDVESLLDTLDRNYLGWSSTMAPAIMGAPGQPALGVELTNSFCRTEPEIAKQFARVTFLSDNRADLQGLNTPTLIIQSTDDMIAPVEVGEYLHAILPNSELCLVDNVGHCPHMSAPSTCVAAMNQFLQRWLTPVHEQ; translated from the coding sequence ATGGAGCTTGAACGCCGCAATAACGTCAAGGTGACCGGTGAAGGCCCTGCAACCTTGATCTTTTCACACGGCTTTGGCTGCGACCAAAGCATGTGGCGGTATCTGGCGCCGGACTTCGCCGGGCGTTTCAGGGTCGTGCTGTACGACCTGGTAGGCGCCGGCGGGTCGGATCTCACTGCCTATAGCGCGTCCAGATATAACTCGCTTGGCGGCTATGCCGACGATCTGGCACAACTCATCGAGCAGTTCGCCATCGGGCCGGTCATCACGGTCGGCCACTCGGTCAGCGCAATGATAGGCGCACTGGCAGACAGGCAGTCGCCCGGGCGCATTGCCGGCCACGTGATGATCGGGCCATCACCCTGCTACATCAATTCGGATGATTACGTCGGTGGGTTCACCCTCGAAGACGTCGAGTCACTGCTTGATACCCTGGATCGCAACTACCTTGGTTGGTCCAGCACCATGGCGCCGGCGATCATGGGCGCGCCCGGCCAACCTGCGCTGGGTGTCGAGCTGACCAACAGCTTTTGCCGCACTGAACCGGAAATCGCCAAACAATTTGCCCGCGTCACGTTCCTCTCGGACAACCGGGCTGACCTTCAGGGGCTGAATACCCCTACGTTGATCATCCAGTCAACCGACGACATGATCGCGCCGGTTGAAGTCGGCGAGTATCTGCATGCAATTCTTCCCAACAGCGAGCTTTGCCTGGTCGACAACGTGGGGCATTGCCCCCATATGAGCGCGCCCAGCACCTGCGTCGCGGCCATGAATCAGTTCCTGCAACGTTGGTTGACGCCTGTTCATGAGCAGTGA
- a CDS encoding NAD(P)/FAD-dependent oxidoreductase, whose protein sequence is MNVDIDCLVVGAGVVGLAVAREMAQAGHEVLVIEAGEAIGIGTSSRNSEVIHAGIYYPPGSLKARLCVEGRHALYAYCESHGVSTRKTGKLIVANTDAQVHQLNQLLQRGLENGVDDLRMLNRDEAMALEPALACIAALYSPSTGIVDSHALMLALQGDAEAAGTSVAFHTPLLGAKVTAEGFLLDIGGESPMQLTCSKLINAAGLHAPALARSIEGLAPEKIPRPYLCKGSYFSVAKRVPFTHLIYPAPSADGLGVHMTVDLGGQARFGPDTEWVESEDYQVDPARADGFYSAIRSYWPDLPDDSLQPGYSGIRPKISAPGEPAKDFMISSQCAHGIPGLINLFGIESPGLTSCLAIARHVRNLFEV, encoded by the coding sequence GTGAATGTCGATATCGATTGCTTGGTAGTGGGCGCGGGCGTGGTTGGCCTTGCAGTGGCACGCGAAATGGCCCAGGCCGGCCATGAAGTGCTGGTAATAGAAGCTGGCGAGGCGATCGGTATTGGCACGAGCTCGCGTAATTCGGAGGTCATCCATGCCGGAATTTATTACCCGCCAGGAAGCCTGAAAGCGAGACTTTGCGTAGAGGGCCGACACGCCCTATACGCTTACTGCGAGAGTCACGGAGTCAGCACGCGAAAAACCGGAAAGTTGATTGTCGCAAACACTGACGCGCAAGTTCATCAGCTCAATCAACTACTGCAGCGTGGGCTCGAGAATGGTGTAGATGACCTACGCATGCTTAACCGTGATGAAGCCATGGCTCTGGAGCCTGCGCTCGCCTGTATTGCTGCGTTGTATTCCCCCTCTACCGGCATCGTCGATTCTCATGCGCTGATGCTGGCATTGCAGGGTGATGCCGAAGCGGCAGGTACCAGTGTCGCGTTTCACACTCCCCTGCTTGGTGCCAAGGTTACAGCGGAAGGTTTCTTGCTGGACATTGGGGGGGAGTCTCCAATGCAGCTAACTTGCAGCAAGCTGATCAATGCAGCTGGGCTTCATGCCCCCGCTCTGGCGAGGTCTATCGAAGGATTAGCGCCGGAAAAGATACCCCGACCTTATCTGTGCAAGGGCAGTTATTTCAGCGTAGCCAAGCGAGTGCCCTTCACGCATCTCATATACCCTGCACCAAGTGCTGATGGTCTCGGAGTGCATATGACGGTCGACTTGGGGGGACAGGCCCGTTTTGGCCCAGACACCGAATGGGTAGAAAGTGAGGACTATCAGGTCGACCCCGCGCGCGCGGACGGCTTCTACTCGGCCATTCGCAGCTACTGGCCTGATTTGCCGGATGACAGCCTGCAACCAGGCTACAGCGGGATTCGGCCAAAAATCTCAGCCCCTGGCGAGCCGGCAAAGGACTTCATGATTAGCAGCCAGTGCGCCCATGGTATTCCGGGATTGATCAACCTATTTGGCATCGAGTCACCAGGACTAACATCCTGCTTGGCGATTGCTAGGCACGTACGCAATTTATTTGAAGTTTAA
- a CDS encoding ribonuclease Z has translation MDLLFLGTSAGVPTRVRNVSGTAVVESEGKNWCLVDCGEATQHRLLRTSLSLHTLRGIMITHVHGDHCFGLPGLLTTASMSGRTEALDVILPQALHDWVLHGLSVTGSHLGFELRLHAAETFEGCQVGNFHVSAVALSHRVPCHGYVFDEINHGARLDVQRLEQEAIPRGELWGELARGRDVEHDGRLLLATDYAQPTQPSRRVIVCGDNDTPELLEDVARNADVLVHEATFTEALAKGRENYGHSTAASVARFAEDVGVKNLVLTHFSARYQDNPERSPSIADIHAEAQESFNGELILARDLRRYHLARDGRLTWLPDSVKTMSNEV, from the coding sequence ATGGACCTGCTTTTTCTCGGTACCAGCGCTGGAGTACCCACCCGCGTGCGTAACGTCAGCGGCACGGCGGTGGTCGAGTCCGAAGGCAAAAACTGGTGTCTGGTGGATTGCGGTGAGGCGACGCAACATCGGTTGCTGCGCACATCCCTGTCACTTCATACCCTGCGCGGCATCATGATCACGCACGTCCATGGCGACCACTGCTTCGGTTTGCCGGGCCTGCTGACCACTGCCAGCATGTCGGGGCGCACCGAGGCACTCGACGTGATCCTGCCGCAAGCGCTGCATGACTGGGTGCTCCACGGGCTGAGCGTTACCGGATCGCACCTTGGCTTTGAACTGCGCCTGCACGCAGCCGAGACCTTCGAGGGCTGTCAGGTGGGCAACTTTCACGTCAGCGCGGTCGCGCTTTCCCACCGCGTGCCGTGCCACGGCTATGTGTTCGATGAAATCAATCACGGCGCGCGTCTGGACGTGCAACGCCTGGAGCAGGAAGCCATCCCTCGCGGCGAGCTCTGGGGCGAACTCGCTCGCGGCCGCGACGTTGAACACGATGGGCGTTTGCTGCTCGCCACCGATTATGCGCAGCCTACCCAGCCGTCACGTCGGGTGATCGTATGCGGTGACAACGACACCCCCGAACTGCTGGAGGATGTGGCGCGCAATGCTGACGTGCTGGTTCATGAGGCAACGTTCACCGAAGCGCTGGCCAAGGGGCGTGAAAATTATGGTCACAGCACCGCCGCTTCCGTTGCGCGTTTTGCCGAAGACGTCGGTGTGAAGAATCTGGTGCTGACGCATTTCAGCGCGCGGTATCAGGATAATCCTGAACGCAGCCCTTCCATCGCGGACATCCACGCCGAGGCGCAAGAGAGCTTCAATGGCGAGCTCATTCTGGCCAGAGACCTCAGGCGTTATCACTTGGCACGTGACGGTCGGCTGACCTGGTTGCCCGATTCCGTGAAAACCATGAGCAACGAAGTTTAA
- a CDS encoding methyl-accepting chemotaxis protein: MVEQVHNSSTSSLQSCDEQNQRSNSIATSLNELGATAQEIARNASSASVQASAAKSQAMDGQGVLSKTLSAINDLSEKIITSSSRLEVLNGRTVDIGRILEVIKSISQQTNLLALNAAIEAARAGEAGRGFAVVADEVRSLAHRTQSSAEEIQQMIEELQADSRSSVTTMNESQHYSAQSISIATQAGERFDAVTQGITLIDGVNQSVAAATEEQTSVIELLNVDIVEINTLNEQSVLSLNATLAACEQLQLQFSGLSKLVGSFKVR; encoded by the coding sequence ATGGTCGAGCAGGTCCATAATAGCTCCACTTCCTCACTGCAAAGCTGCGACGAACAGAACCAGCGTAGCAACAGCATCGCTACATCACTGAATGAGTTGGGCGCGACCGCTCAAGAAATTGCGAGGAATGCATCCTCCGCGTCTGTGCAGGCATCGGCTGCTAAGTCACAAGCAATGGACGGCCAAGGTGTTTTATCCAAGACCCTCTCGGCGATCAACGATCTTTCTGAAAAAATAATCACATCTTCGAGCCGACTCGAGGTTTTGAATGGAAGAACTGTAGATATTGGCAGGATTCTTGAGGTGATCAAAAGCATATCCCAGCAGACGAACCTACTTGCATTGAACGCCGCTATTGAGGCTGCGCGCGCCGGGGAGGCTGGACGAGGGTTTGCCGTGGTTGCCGATGAGGTCCGTAGCCTTGCGCATAGAACGCAATCCTCGGCAGAAGAAATCCAACAAATGATCGAAGAGCTCCAAGCAGATTCACGCTCGTCCGTAACTACCATGAATGAAAGTCAGCATTACAGCGCGCAGAGTATTTCCATCGCCACTCAGGCTGGTGAACGTTTTGACGCTGTTACCCAAGGAATTACGCTGATTGATGGGGTGAACCAATCAGTGGCCGCTGCTACTGAGGAGCAAACATCGGTAATCGAATTGCTAAACGTTGACATCGTCGAGATAAACACGCTCAACGAGCAATCTGTTCTCAGTCTCAATGCCACCCTTGCGGCCTGTGAGCAATTGCAATTGCAGTTCTCCGGATTGTCTAAGCTCGTAGGATCTTTCAAGGTGAGGTAG
- a CDS encoding nucleotidyltransferase family protein, which translates to MDKLHQLQSALCADPARLRVLRLVRDLCLPDCWVGAGLVRSAIWDMQHGRPFSPLPSDIDVIWFDETLLDPAVDNLIEANLCRLAPSLNWSVKNQARMHVRNDDPPYCCATSAMEAWPETATAVAVRLGKDEVIEVAAPFGLDDLFNLVVRPTSRFEVEKKALYLDRIRSKNWAAVWPSLHIIDA; encoded by the coding sequence ATGGATAAGCTTCATCAACTGCAGAGCGCCTTGTGCGCCGATCCCGCGCGGTTACGCGTGCTCCGGTTGGTCAGGGATCTATGCCTCCCGGATTGCTGGGTGGGTGCAGGCTTAGTCCGCAGCGCGATATGGGATATGCAGCACGGTCGCCCTTTTTCGCCACTGCCATCTGACATAGACGTCATCTGGTTTGATGAAACACTCCTGGATCCTGCCGTCGACAATCTCATAGAGGCCAATCTGTGCCGATTGGCCCCTTCATTGAATTGGTCCGTAAAAAACCAGGCTCGAATGCATGTACGCAATGACGACCCGCCTTATTGTTGCGCTACAAGCGCTATGGAGGCATGGCCTGAAACGGCAACAGCCGTCGCAGTCAGGCTTGGTAAAGACGAAGTCATTGAAGTGGCTGCACCCTTCGGGCTTGACGATCTTTTTAACCTCGTCGTCAGACCAACTTCAAGATTCGAGGTGGAGAAAAAGGCGCTGTACCTCGATCGTATCCGATCAAAAAATTGGGCCGCTGTTTGGCCTTCCTTGCACATCATCGATGCGTGA
- a CDS encoding AraC family transcriptional regulator, protein MSDTPINVAYTKRFNAVLAYIDENLEGDLSVKTLSHVANFSTFHFHRQFTAFVGVPVSRYVQLMRLRHAAHRLAAVADHSVLEAALSAGFDSPEAFSRAFKRAVGMTPSAFRKAPNWQVWHAVFATPHFSRTIIMQVRIVEFPEVRVAALEHCGSPRLVNESVSRFIEWRMQSGQSPVASSRSFGIPYGNPDTTPAEAFRFAICGEIHEAVKPNAFGVHEQVIAGGRCVVVRHVGSPDHIGESIYPIYRDWLPASGEELRDQPLFFHYVSVYPQTPQDQWQTDVYVPLQ, encoded by the coding sequence TTGTCCGACACGCCGATCAACGTCGCTTACACAAAGCGCTTCAACGCCGTACTCGCCTACATTGATGAGAATCTCGAAGGTGATCTGTCGGTGAAGACGTTGAGTCATGTGGCGAACTTTTCGACGTTTCACTTCCATCGCCAATTCACCGCGTTCGTCGGCGTGCCTGTTTCACGTTATGTGCAACTGATGCGGCTACGACACGCCGCCCATCGCTTGGCCGCCGTTGCGGATCACTCGGTACTGGAGGCGGCACTCAGTGCCGGTTTCGACAGTCCCGAGGCATTTTCCAGGGCGTTCAAGCGGGCGGTCGGTATGACGCCGAGTGCGTTCAGGAAGGCGCCGAACTGGCAGGTCTGGCATGCGGTGTTCGCCACACCTCATTTTTCCAGGACTATCATCATGCAAGTACGCATCGTGGAATTCCCAGAAGTCCGGGTCGCAGCGCTTGAACATTGCGGCTCGCCCAGGCTCGTCAATGAGAGCGTGAGCAGGTTCATCGAGTGGCGCATGCAGAGCGGTCAGTCGCCGGTGGCATCGAGTCGCAGCTTTGGCATTCCCTACGGCAATCCCGACACCACGCCAGCAGAAGCATTCCGCTTCGCCATTTGCGGCGAGATTCACGAGGCGGTGAAACCGAATGCGTTCGGCGTGCACGAACAGGTCATTGCTGGCGGTCGCTGCGTCGTAGTGCGGCACGTGGGGTCGCCGGACCACATTGGCGAATCGATCTATCCGATCTACCGCGATTGGCTGCCTGCCAGTGGCGAAGAACTGCGTGATCAGCCACTGTTCTTCCATTACGTGAGCGTGTATCCGCAAACACCGCAGGATCAATGGCAAACGGACGTGTATGTTCCGTTGCAGTAA